A part of Misgurnus anguillicaudatus chromosome 6, ASM2758022v2, whole genome shotgun sequence genomic DNA contains:
- the tmem266 gene encoding transmembrane protein 266 isoform X3: MAPVQLVSFAYRDLPLAALDLSLAGSQLLSNLDEDENQDGSNWLKPCCGRRAALWQVCLLSAGFNCFLVACVILVVLLLTLELLIDTKLLQFNNAFQFACIIHWISLVILSVFFTETVFRIVVLGIWDYIENKVEVFDGAVIVLSLAPMVASTVANGPSSPWDAISLIITLRIWRVKRIIDAYVLQVKVEMDLEIQQYEKTKAVREEQLERLTQICQEQAFEIRQLRAHLAQQDLDLAAEREAAMQMHHVWGKQSSTFQEIDGLGPAGSDTECRANTREPRPPPESVVQDDMNNYISQYYSEPSSDIGVPDPGARVITTAAIDVHLPTNPNQLPPSLVSADGPGSGQERTVSEASSTTMSRSSCSFTARQHSVSSHTLGSTTDCSSTVREASTSDYSAQHCCPPPYCSPLALGMQPGVHDPSAVVKELLSSLSEDSCLAQKGRVDPVNLKLPSPAGSVKASPELEHRMNLYNKRNQERLGVFQTKPLIHLQGTEPSLEEKYRLMEGTDTPLSHIPDT; the protein is encoded by the exons GTCTAATTGGCTAAAGCCGTGCTGTGGGAGGAGAGCAGCGCTGTGGCAGGTGTGTTTGTTGAGCGCAGGCTTTAACTGTTTCCTAGTGGCCTGTGTCATCCTAGTGGTGCTTTTACTGACTCTGGAACTGCTCATCGATACAAAGCTTCTACAAT TTAATAATGCATTCCAGTTCGCCTGTATCATTcactggatcagcctggtcatCCTGTCTGTGTTCTTTACAGAG ACTGTCTTTAGGATTGTGGTGCTCGGGATATGGGATTATATAGAGAACAAAGTTGAG GTATTTGACGGTGCTGTGATTGTACTCTCTCTGGCCCCAATGGTGGCCTCAACCGTGGCAAACGGCCCCAGCAGCCCCTGGGACGCCATCAGCCTCATCATCACCCTCCGCATCTGGAGAGTCAAGAGAATCATTGATG CGTATGTTCTGCAGGTGAAGGTAGAGATGGATTTGGAGATCCAGCAGTATGAGAAGACTAAAGCTGTGAGGGAGGAACAGCTGGAGAGACTCACACAGATTTGTCAGGAACAGGCC TTTGAGATCAGACAGTTGAGGGCTCACCTTGCACAGCAGGATTTGGATCTGGCCGCTGAACGAGAGGCCGCCATGCAGATGCACCACGTGTGGGGAAAGCAAAGCAGCACTTTTCAGGAAATAGATGGCTTGGGACCCGCTGGATCTGACACTGAGTGCAGGGCGAATACTAGAGAACCCAGACCACCTCCAG agagTGTCGTTCAGGATGATATGAACAATTACATCAGCCAGTATTACAGTGAGCCAAGTAGCG ACATCGGAGTACCCGATCCCGGTGCACGCGTCATTACGACAGCAGCCATCGACGTCCACCTTCCCACCAACCCCAACCAGCTGCCTCCTTCCCTCGTCAGTGCGGACGGCCCGGGCAGCGGCCAAGAACGCACAGTTAGTGAAGCGTCCAGCACGACCATGTCCCGGTCCAGCTGCAGCTTCACGGCCCGGCAGCACAGCGTCAGCAGCCACACCTTGGGCTCCACCACTGACTGCAGCTCTACCGTACGAGAGGCCTCAACCTCCGACTACAGCGCCCAGCACTGCTGCCCTCCTCCATACTGCAGCCCGTTGGCCCTGGGGATGCAACCTGGCGTCCACGACCCCAGCGCAGTGGTCAAAGAGCTGCTGTCCTCCTTGTCCGAGGACTCCTGCCTGGCACAGAAAGGCAGGGTAGACCCGGTCAACCTCAAGTTGCCCAGTCCGGCGGGGTCAGTGAAGGCCAGTCCAGAACTGGAGCATAGGATGAACCTATACAACAAGAGGAACCAGGAACGTCTGGGGGTATTCCAGACCAAGCCACTCATTCACCTGCAGGGGACCGAGCCATCGCTGGAGGAGAAGTACAGGCTAATGGAGGGCACTGATACACCACTGAGCCATATACCAGACACATAA
- the tmem266 gene encoding transmembrane protein 266 isoform X4, whose product MSQPQSNWLKPCCGRRAALWQVCLLSAGFNCFLVACVILVVLLLTLELLIDTKLLQFNNAFQFACIIHWISLVILSVFFTETVFRIVVLGIWDYIENKVEVFDGAVIVLSLAPMVASTVANGPSSPWDAISLIITLRIWRVKRIIDAYVLQVKVEMDLEIQQYEKTKAVREEQLERLTQICQEQAFEIRQLRAHLAQQDLDLAAEREAAMQMHHVWGKQSSTFQEIDGLGPAGSDTECRANTREPRPPPESVVQDDMNNYISQYYSEPSSDIGVPDPGARVITTAAIDVHLPTNPNQLPPSLVSADGPGSGQERTVSEASSTTMSRSSCSFTARQHSVSSHTLGSTTDCSSTVREASTSDYSAQHCCPPPYCSPLALGMQPGVHDPSAVVKELLSSLSEDSCLAQKGRVDPVNLKLPSPAGSVKASPELEHRMNLYNKRNQERLGVFQTKPLIHLQGTEPSLEEKYRLMEGTDTPLSHIPDT is encoded by the exons GTCTAATTGGCTAAAGCCGTGCTGTGGGAGGAGAGCAGCGCTGTGGCAGGTGTGTTTGTTGAGCGCAGGCTTTAACTGTTTCCTAGTGGCCTGTGTCATCCTAGTGGTGCTTTTACTGACTCTGGAACTGCTCATCGATACAAAGCTTCTACAAT TTAATAATGCATTCCAGTTCGCCTGTATCATTcactggatcagcctggtcatCCTGTCTGTGTTCTTTACAGAG ACTGTCTTTAGGATTGTGGTGCTCGGGATATGGGATTATATAGAGAACAAAGTTGAG GTATTTGACGGTGCTGTGATTGTACTCTCTCTGGCCCCAATGGTGGCCTCAACCGTGGCAAACGGCCCCAGCAGCCCCTGGGACGCCATCAGCCTCATCATCACCCTCCGCATCTGGAGAGTCAAGAGAATCATTGATG CGTATGTTCTGCAGGTGAAGGTAGAGATGGATTTGGAGATCCAGCAGTATGAGAAGACTAAAGCTGTGAGGGAGGAACAGCTGGAGAGACTCACACAGATTTGTCAGGAACAGGCC TTTGAGATCAGACAGTTGAGGGCTCACCTTGCACAGCAGGATTTGGATCTGGCCGCTGAACGAGAGGCCGCCATGCAGATGCACCACGTGTGGGGAAAGCAAAGCAGCACTTTTCAGGAAATAGATGGCTTGGGACCCGCTGGATCTGACACTGAGTGCAGGGCGAATACTAGAGAACCCAGACCACCTCCAG agagTGTCGTTCAGGATGATATGAACAATTACATCAGCCAGTATTACAGTGAGCCAAGTAGCG ACATCGGAGTACCCGATCCCGGTGCACGCGTCATTACGACAGCAGCCATCGACGTCCACCTTCCCACCAACCCCAACCAGCTGCCTCCTTCCCTCGTCAGTGCGGACGGCCCGGGCAGCGGCCAAGAACGCACAGTTAGTGAAGCGTCCAGCACGACCATGTCCCGGTCCAGCTGCAGCTTCACGGCCCGGCAGCACAGCGTCAGCAGCCACACCTTGGGCTCCACCACTGACTGCAGCTCTACCGTACGAGAGGCCTCAACCTCCGACTACAGCGCCCAGCACTGCTGCCCTCCTCCATACTGCAGCCCGTTGGCCCTGGGGATGCAACCTGGCGTCCACGACCCCAGCGCAGTGGTCAAAGAGCTGCTGTCCTCCTTGTCCGAGGACTCCTGCCTGGCACAGAAAGGCAGGGTAGACCCGGTCAACCTCAAGTTGCCCAGTCCGGCGGGGTCAGTGAAGGCCAGTCCAGAACTGGAGCATAGGATGAACCTATACAACAAGAGGAACCAGGAACGTCTGGGGGTATTCCAGACCAAGCCACTCATTCACCTGCAGGGGACCGAGCCATCGCTGGAGGAGAAGTACAGGCTAATGGAGGGCACTGATACACCACTGAGCCATATACCAGACACATAA